A genome region from Camelina sativa cultivar DH55 chromosome 10, Cs, whole genome shotgun sequence includes the following:
- the LOC104719325 gene encoding protein YLS9-like has product MSEQQKIYPVSDPEAPPHPTAPLVPRDSSRSEHGDPTKTQQAPPLDRPRNKKGSRSCWCKCVCYMLLVIFLLIVIVGAIVGILYLVFRPKVPDYNIDRLQLTRFQLNQDLSLSTAFNVTITAKNPNEKIGIYYEDGSRISVLYMQTSLSNGSLPKFYQGHENTTVINVEMTGFNQNATSLMNILQEQQRLTGIIPLRIRVTQPVRIKLGKLKLMEVRVLVRCGVSVDSLAANSVIRVKNSNCKYKFTL; this is encoded by the exons ATGTCCGAGCAACAGAAAATTTATCCGGTAAGCGACCCTGAAGCTCCACCACATCCAACAGCTCCACTGGTTCCACGTGACTCCTCGAGATCAGAACACGGTGATCCCACCAAGACTCAGCAAGCACCGCCGTTGGATCGTCCGAGGAACAAGAAAGGATCAAGAAGCTGTTGGTGCAAATGCGTTTGCTACATGCTTCTCGTCATCTTTCTCCTTATTGTCATCGTAGGAGCCATCGTTGGTATACTCTACCTTGTCTTTAGACCGAAAGTTCCGGATTACAATATCGACCGGTTACAGCTCACCCGGTTTCAACTAAACCAAGACTTGAGTTTATCCACGGCGTTTAATGTCACTATTACGGCCAAAAATCCTAACGAGAAAATCGGAATTTACTACGAAGATGGAAGCAGAATTAGCGTCTTGTACATGCAAACAAGTCTCAGTAATG GGTCCTTGCCAAAATTTTACCAAGGACATGAGAATACAACTGTTATAAACGTAGAAATGACTGGTTTTAACCAGAATGCAACAAGTTTAATGAATATATTGCAAGAGCAACAACGGTTAACGGGAATCATACCGTTGCGGATTAGAGTTACCCAACCGGTTCGGATCAAACTCGGGAAATTAAAGTTGATGGAAGTGAGAGTCTTGGTTAGGTGTGGTGTATCCGTTGATAGCTTGGCTGCTAACAGTGTGATTAGGGTTAAAAATAGTAACTGCAAATACAAGTTTACactataa